The segment AAGACAAAATCCCGCGGTAAAAACGGCTTCAGGCCAGGTGACCATCACAGCCACCCGGGCCAATCTTCGCTCCCAACCCTCCCTGACAGCCACTGTCGTCGAGCAATCGGGGAAAGGAAACCGACTCACCCTGACCGGAACCGTCGGGGAGTGGTACCGGGTGAAGCGGACCCATGGGAAAACCGCTTATGTCCACCAGTCTGTGTCCCGGAAAGGGGGTTCCTCTCTCCATCCTCCCAAGGGGAAAGTGACAGTGACCGCCCGTCTCGCCAACATCCGCAAAACTCCATCCATGTCGGGAAAGGTTCTGCAACGGGTGGTCCGTGGCAAGCAGCTCAAGGCCACCGGCAAAAAAGGCAACTGGATTCAAATTCGCCTGAGTAGCGGTCAAACCGCCTTTATCCATCAAAACATCCTCCGCTGAGAGTACAAACAGGTGAAGCGCCCCGAAGTGGGGCGCTTCACCTGTTTTGAACAGAATTCACAGGGAGATTTCCCGTGCTTGATCCTTTTTCCTGAGGCACTTCGATCGTGCCGTCAAATTTAACGGTCATGGTGGTGGTGGACTGTTCCATTTTGATGACACCGGAGACTCCACCCTCTTGGATCGGAAGCTCCAGTTCCATGGACTGATCCACTTTCTTTTGCTCAAAGGTTTTCCGATCGATATGATAGACCTGCTCCAGTGAGTTCAGTTTGATGTCCGATTCTTTGATGCTCACACCCGCCTGTTTCAGGCAACCTGTGAACAGGAGGACCATCGTCATAGAGATGGCCAACAGACGGGATAAGCGCAACATGTGATCAAACCTCTCCTCACTCTGAATCGTAATATTGCTGAATGAATCCATTGTTACACAAGAGGCCGCATATTTGTAGTATAAATTCCTTTTTCAATCGTTTCACACAATCGACAGCATCCGATCCAAGGCCTGCTTGGCCCAGTAGGAGGTCTCCCGGTCCACACTCACCCGGTTGACCGGATCACCTGCCAGCAAGCTTTCCAAGGCCCACAGCAGATGAGGACGGTCGATCCGGTTCATCGTCAGACAAGGACACATCGTTCGGCTGAGAAGTTGGATCTGCTGTTCGGGATGGTTATGGGCGAGGCGCTGCACCAGGTTTACCTCGGTACCCACGGCCCATTTGCTTCCGGGAGAGGCCTGTTCAATCCGTTGGATGATGTAGCTGGTGGATCCATTCTCATCTGCGGCCTGAACCACATCAAAGGTACACTCGGGATGGACAATCACCCGGGTTTCCGGAT is part of the Kroppenstedtia eburnea genome and harbors:
- a CDS encoding L,D-transpeptidase family protein, encoding MGAAVPTANAATSTRPWIEVNKATNRLTLHQAGRAIKSYSVATGRSQSLTPEGTFKVVVKFIKPGWKGIAGGLPENPLGERWIGIQVNGDRGRTYGIHGTNQPDSIGTHASSGCVRMRNRDVIDLYNRVPEGTLVKIHDGRQNPAVKTASGQVTITATRANLRSQPSLTATVVEQSGKGNRLTLTGTVGEWYRVKRTHGKTAYVHQSVSRKGGSSLHPPKGKVTVTARLANIRKTPSMSGKVLQRVVRGKQLKATGKKGNWIQIRLSSGQTAFIHQNILR